The proteins below are encoded in one region of Pseudomonas entomophila L48:
- the glgA gene encoding glycogen synthase GlgA, whose product MISAAVEPHVDAFNPDNREPLTPDFATTAKAPGAQRQHNPNKRKILFVTSEIADLVKTGGLGDVSAALPRALAHLHDVRVLIPGYRQVVESDNPIHIVGELGGHAALPPCKIGRMDLADGLVIYVLICPELYQRDGTPYGANNGRDWPDNHIRFARLGLAAAEIAAGEGMAHWRPDLVHAHDWPAGLAPAYMHWRGLSTPTLFTIHNLAYQGVYSRGCSPELAIPDHAMQQEGMEFYGKLSFLKAGLAYSSHITTVSATYAREITTPEFGCGLDGFLASKAQQGLLGGIPNGIDESWDSATDQHLHHNFSINDWAGKARNAQQVRELFALEPSEGPLFAVVSRLVYQKGLDLTLGVADYIVEQGGQLAIIGRGEPEEEQAMRELALRHPGRIGVRIGFNETDARRMFAGSDFLLMPSRYEPCGLSQMYAQRFGSLPVARNTGGLADTIENGVTGFLFDDSTVDSYREALGRAFYVYGKKHLLNAMRCLSMTQPFNWCQAVEPYARLYEDLVKQAHLAHY is encoded by the coding sequence ATGATCAGTGCCGCTGTCGAACCTCACGTAGACGCATTCAACCCGGACAACCGCGAACCGCTCACCCCGGATTTCGCCACGACAGCCAAGGCACCCGGCGCCCAGCGCCAGCACAACCCGAACAAGCGCAAGATCCTGTTCGTCACCTCGGAGATTGCCGACCTGGTCAAGACCGGCGGCCTGGGCGACGTGTCCGCGGCCCTGCCCCGGGCCCTGGCGCACCTGCATGACGTGCGCGTACTGATCCCCGGCTACCGCCAGGTGGTCGAAAGCGACAACCCCATCCATATCGTCGGTGAACTGGGCGGCCATGCCGCGCTGCCACCGTGCAAGATCGGGCGCATGGACCTGGCCGACGGCCTGGTGATCTACGTGCTGATCTGCCCCGAGCTGTACCAGCGCGACGGCACCCCCTACGGCGCCAACAATGGCCGCGACTGGCCGGACAACCATATCCGCTTCGCCCGCCTGGGCCTGGCCGCGGCCGAAATCGCCGCCGGCGAAGGCATGGCCCACTGGCGCCCGGACCTGGTGCACGCCCATGACTGGCCGGCCGGCCTGGCCCCGGCCTACATGCACTGGCGCGGGCTGAGCACGCCGACCCTGTTCACCATCCACAACCTCGCCTACCAAGGCGTGTACAGCCGCGGCTGCAGCCCGGAACTGGCGATCCCAGACCACGCCATGCAGCAGGAAGGCATGGAGTTCTACGGCAAGCTGTCGTTCCTCAAGGCGGGGCTGGCCTACTCCAGCCACATCACCACGGTCAGCGCCACCTACGCCCGCGAGATCACCACGCCCGAGTTCGGCTGCGGGCTGGACGGTTTCCTCGCCAGCAAGGCCCAGCAAGGCCTGCTCGGCGGCATCCCCAACGGCATCGACGAGAGCTGGGACTCGGCCACCGACCAGCACCTGCACCACAACTTCAGCATCAACGACTGGGCCGGCAAGGCGCGCAACGCCCAGCAGGTGCGCGAGCTGTTCGCGCTGGAACCGTCCGAGGGGCCGCTGTTCGCGGTGGTGTCGCGACTGGTCTACCAGAAAGGGCTGGACCTGACCCTGGGCGTGGCCGACTACATCGTCGAGCAAGGCGGCCAGCTGGCGATCATTGGCCGGGGCGAGCCGGAAGAAGAACAGGCCATGCGCGAACTCGCCCTGCGTCACCCGGGCCGCATCGGCGTGCGCATCGGTTTCAACGAAACCGACGCCCGGCGCATGTTCGCCGGCTCCGACTTCCTGCTGATGCCCTCGCGCTACGAGCCCTGCGGCCTGAGCCAGATGTACGCCCAGCGCTTCGGCTCGCTGCCGGTGGCACGCAACACCGGCGGGCTGGCCGACACCATCGAGAACGGCGTGACCGGTTTCCTGTTCGACGACTCCACCGTCGACAGCTACCGCGAAGCCCTGGGCCGCGCCTTCTATGTGTACGGCAAGAAGCACCTGCTCAACGCCATGCGCTGCCTGTCGATGACCCAGCCGTTCAACTGGTGCCAGGCAGTGGAACCCTACGCCCGTTTGTACGAGGACCTGGTCAAGCAGGCGCATTTGGCCCACTACTGA